The Nocardioides pantholopis genome window below encodes:
- a CDS encoding geranylgeranyl reductase family protein yields MSKPVKTDVLVVGAGPAGSAAAAWAARSGADVVLADAAVFPRDKTCGDGLTPRAIAELCLLGLEDWLRAHTVNHGLRAHGFGQTLLLPWPGGTLPDWGSAVPRTELDDHLRTTATKAGALAIDGARAVDVRRNGDQVAAVVFRSGEETFEIACERLVVADGVRSPLGKLLGREWHRETVYGVAGRSYVASTQSDDPWISSHLELRDPAGQVLSGYGWIFPLGTGEVNLGVGTLATAKRPADIAVKPLMRHYAEQRRDGFGLSGELRAPTSALLPMGGAVSGVAGANWALIGDAAGCVNPLNGEGIDYGLETGRLVAGLLAEDADLATAWPAVLREHYGESFSIARRLAGIATVPRVLPTLGPVGMRSGALMTLALRWMGNLVTEEDRDAAARVWRWAGRRSLARDHRPPFS; encoded by the coding sequence GTGAGCAAACCCGTCAAGACCGACGTGCTCGTCGTCGGCGCCGGCCCCGCCGGGTCCGCCGCGGCAGCCTGGGCCGCCCGCTCCGGGGCCGACGTGGTCCTGGCCGACGCCGCCGTCTTCCCGCGGGACAAGACCTGCGGCGACGGGCTGACGCCGCGCGCGATCGCCGAGCTGTGCCTGCTCGGACTCGAGGACTGGCTGCGCGCCCACACCGTCAACCACGGGCTGCGCGCCCACGGGTTCGGCCAGACGCTCCTGCTGCCCTGGCCCGGCGGCACGCTTCCCGACTGGGGCTCCGCGGTCCCGCGCACCGAGCTCGACGACCACCTGCGCACCACCGCCACCAAGGCCGGTGCGCTCGCGATCGACGGCGCCCGCGCGGTCGACGTGCGCCGCAACGGCGACCAGGTGGCCGCCGTCGTCTTCCGCAGCGGCGAGGAGACCTTCGAGATCGCCTGCGAGCGGCTCGTCGTCGCCGACGGCGTCCGCTCCCCGCTGGGCAAGCTGCTGGGCCGCGAGTGGCACCGCGAGACCGTGTACGGCGTGGCCGGCCGGTCCTACGTCGCCTCCACGCAGAGCGACGACCCGTGGATCAGCTCGCACCTGGAGCTGCGCGACCCCGCGGGCCAGGTGCTGTCCGGCTACGGCTGGATCTTCCCGCTCGGCACCGGCGAGGTGAACCTCGGCGTCGGCACCCTCGCGACCGCGAAGCGGCCTGCCGACATCGCGGTCAAGCCGCTGATGCGGCACTACGCCGAGCAGCGCCGCGACGGGTTCGGGCTCTCCGGCGAGCTGCGCGCCCCCACCTCCGCGCTGCTGCCGATGGGCGGGGCGGTCTCCGGAGTCGCCGGCGCCAACTGGGCACTGATCGGCGACGCCGCCGGCTGCGTGAACCCGCTGAACGGCGAGGGGATCGACTACGGCCTGGAGACCGGCCGGCTGGTCGCCGGGTTGCTGGCCGAGGACGCGGACCTGGCGACCGCGTGGCCTGCGGTGCTGCGCGAGCACTACGGGGAGTCGTTCTCGATCGCCCGCCGGCTGGCCGGCATCGCCACGGTGCCGCGGGTGCTGCCGACGCTGGGTCCGGTCGGGATGCGCTCGGGGGCCCTGATGACGCTGGCGCTGCGGTGGATGGGCAACCTCGTCACCGAGGAGGACCGCGACGCGGCCGCCCGGGTGTGGCGCTGGGCGGGGCGCCGCTCGCTGGCACGCGACCACCGTCCGCCGTTCTCCTGA
- a CDS encoding NUDIX domain-containing protein: protein MSPPPPVQRLAAYAVILRDDQILLSRLAARISESELWTLPGGGLDHGEDPQAGVAREVMEETGLKVEVGDTARVLTFHNPHARWEGRRVDAWSVRIVYDGWVPVDSPAPRVMEVDGSTVDAAWKPLAAVLDGTVPTTSLVREALAGHTIHRHQRVAAYALARRGEDVLLTRISALGHHAGAWTLPGGGIDHGEEPRAALRREVREECGVDCEVGEVLEVHDTHFTGTAPGGRREDFHGLHLVFRTTVPGDAEPRVGEVDGTTDAVAWVPVGRVRDGSVPVLDVVRAGLAADERRAR, encoded by the coding sequence ATGAGCCCGCCCCCGCCGGTCCAGCGCCTCGCGGCGTACGCAGTGATCCTCCGGGACGACCAGATCCTGCTCAGCCGCCTGGCCGCCCGCATCAGCGAGAGCGAGCTGTGGACGCTGCCCGGCGGCGGCCTCGACCACGGCGAGGACCCCCAGGCGGGGGTGGCGCGCGAGGTGATGGAGGAGACCGGCCTGAAGGTCGAGGTCGGCGACACCGCGCGGGTGCTGACCTTCCACAACCCGCATGCCCGCTGGGAGGGTCGCCGGGTCGACGCCTGGTCGGTGCGGATCGTGTACGACGGATGGGTGCCGGTCGACTCGCCGGCGCCCCGGGTCATGGAGGTGGACGGCTCGACAGTCGACGCGGCCTGGAAGCCCCTGGCCGCGGTCCTCGACGGCACCGTGCCGACCACCTCGCTGGTGCGCGAGGCGCTGGCCGGGCACACCATCCACCGGCACCAGCGGGTGGCGGCCTACGCGCTGGCCCGGCGCGGCGAGGACGTGCTGCTGACCCGGATCTCCGCCCTGGGCCACCACGCCGGGGCCTGGACGCTGCCCGGCGGCGGCATCGACCACGGCGAGGAGCCGCGGGCCGCGCTGCGCCGCGAGGTCCGCGAGGAGTGCGGCGTCGACTGCGAGGTCGGCGAGGTCCTGGAGGTCCACGACACCCACTTCACTGGCACCGCCCCGGGCGGGCGGCGCGAGGACTTCCACGGCCTGCACCTGGTCTTCCGGACCACCGTCCCCGGCGACGCCGAGCCCCGGGTCGGCGAGGTCGACGGCACCACCGACGCAGTCGCCTGGGTGCCGGTCGGGCGGGTCCGCGACGGCTCGGTGCCGGTGCTCGACGTGGTCCGGGCCGGGCTCGCCGCGGACGAGCGGCGCGCGCGCTGA
- a CDS encoding hydroxyacid-oxoacid transhydrogenase codes for MHETVFTYAAPALKFGIGASAEVGYDLAGFGARRVLLVTDPGVAATGHPARIAEQVTARGLQVTTYDRVRVEPTDESFTDAIEFARDAGPFDAILAVGGGSAIDTAKAVNLLTTNPGELMDYVNAPVGRALAPSRPLLPLVAVPTTTGTGAESTTICVLDVLALQVKTGISHPALRPRLAVVDPALSATQPAMVTAASGMDILCHALESYTARWYADFDAKTPEQRVPYCGANPVADMWSEKAMSLLAGAFRTAVRGDGDLTVAREQMAMAATFAGLGFGNAGVHIPHANAYPIAGRVRDFRPADYPDDEPIVPHGMAVSLTAPEAFRFTFDADPDRHLRAARILEPGADLGAGPDALPGVLTRLMRDIGIPNGLAEVGYGEDDVTGLVDGALKQQRLLATAPRAVDAEDLAGVFRGSMEHW; via the coding sequence GTGCACGAGACTGTCTTCACCTACGCCGCGCCGGCGCTGAAGTTCGGGATCGGCGCATCCGCCGAGGTCGGCTACGACCTGGCGGGCTTCGGCGCCCGCCGCGTGCTCCTGGTGACCGACCCCGGGGTCGCCGCCACCGGCCATCCGGCCCGGATCGCGGAGCAGGTCACCGCCCGCGGCCTGCAGGTGACGACGTACGACCGGGTGCGGGTGGAGCCGACCGACGAGTCGTTCACCGACGCGATCGAGTTCGCCCGCGACGCCGGGCCCTTCGACGCGATCCTCGCGGTGGGCGGCGGCTCGGCCATCGACACCGCGAAGGCGGTCAACCTGCTGACCACCAACCCCGGCGAGCTGATGGACTACGTCAACGCGCCGGTGGGCCGGGCGCTGGCACCGAGCCGGCCGCTGCTGCCGCTGGTCGCGGTCCCGACCACCACCGGCACCGGCGCGGAGAGCACCACGATCTGCGTGCTCGACGTGCTTGCGCTCCAGGTCAAGACCGGCATCAGCCACCCCGCGCTGCGGCCCCGGCTGGCCGTCGTGGACCCGGCGCTGAGCGCCACCCAGCCGGCGATGGTGACCGCCGCGTCCGGCATGGACATCCTCTGCCACGCGCTGGAGTCCTACACCGCCCGCTGGTACGCCGACTTCGACGCGAAGACCCCGGAGCAGCGGGTGCCCTACTGCGGCGCCAACCCGGTCGCGGACATGTGGTCGGAGAAGGCGATGTCGCTGCTGGCCGGTGCGTTCCGCACCGCGGTGCGGGGCGACGGCGACCTCACGGTTGCCCGGGAGCAGATGGCGATGGCGGCGACCTTCGCCGGGCTCGGCTTCGGTAACGCCGGCGTGCACATCCCGCACGCCAACGCCTATCCGATCGCCGGCCGGGTCCGGGACTTCCGCCCGGCCGACTACCCCGACGACGAGCCGATCGTGCCGCACGGCATGGCGGTCTCGCTGACGGCGCCCGAGGCGTTCCGGTTCACCTTCGACGCCGACCCCGACCGGCACCTGCGCGCCGCGCGGATCCTCGAGCCCGGCGCGGACCTGGGCGCGGGCCCCGACGCGCTGCCGGGGGTGCTGACCCGGCTGATGCGCGACATCGGCATCCCGAACGGCCTGGCCGAAGTGGGCTACGGCGAAGACGACGTGACCGGGCTGGTCGACGGGGCGCTGAAGCAGCAGCGGCTGCTGGCGACCGCGCCCCGGGCGGTCGACGCCGAGGACCTCGCCGGCGTCTTCCGCGGCTCGATGGAACACTGGTGA
- a CDS encoding FAD-binding and (Fe-S)-binding domain-containing protein: protein MSAGPEAGDLLAELRRRGVTDVEDSTLARALHSSDASLYRVVPRAVAHPRHVDELDALLDAARTLGVPLTMRGAGTSIAGNAVGPGIVVDTLRHLNRIGEIDPEARTAVVEPGVVHARLQRAAAPHGLRFGPDPSTHTRCTIGGMIGNNACGSRALGYGRTSDNVVALDAAYAADGDVPGRLAALVEGHLGHVRTSFGRFSRQVSGYSLEHLLPERRSVDRFLVGSEGTLALVRRATVRLVPEVERHLVVLGYPSMFEAADAVPALLAAVGQGDVSGTASTDGTGMVACEGLDARIVELVRARGGAVPDLPRGAGWLFVEVVDPALLTTVIEAAGSLDHAVVTSAAEAAALWRIREDGAGLAARSLPTPAYSGWEDAAVPPQQLGAWLRDFDALLKAHDLDGVPYGHFGDGCVHVRIDFTFADGGASFRDFMTAGAHKLAEYGGSLSGEHGDGRHRSELLPIMYGEESVRLFGAVKAICDPAGVLNPGVLVDPAPLDADLRPARPRQEPRTALRFLHDDGSFGNAVHRCTGVGKCVAPSTAGVMCPSYLATREEKDSTRGRARVLQEALDGALVKGPADPAVHEALDLCLSCKGCSSDCPTGVDMATYKSEVLHQTYAGKVRPRGHYLLGRLPRWAALTAPLAPVANAALRLRPLATVARAVAGIDQRRSIPTFAPTTLRRSRRAAETTPAPAPGSAEQPDVWVWADSFTDHFLPDSGHAAIRFLEARGLRVRVIDESACCALTWVTTGQLDKARSIMTRTVRTLAPYVASGVPVVGLEPSCLATLRSDAVELTDDPAAAVVADGVLTFAEVLARLEVEPPDLTGVEVVAQPHCHQSSVLGWAADEELLRRAGARVTRVAGCCGLAGNFGMEQGHYEVSVAVAETHLLPAVRAQPDAVVLADGMSCRVQLDDLAGVPAMHLAELFASRLEA from the coding sequence GTGAGCGCCGGTCCGGAGGCCGGGGACCTGCTCGCCGAGCTGCGCCGGCGCGGCGTCACGGACGTCGAGGACTCCACGCTCGCGCGGGCGCTGCACTCCTCGGACGCCTCGCTGTACCGCGTGGTGCCGCGGGCGGTGGCGCACCCGCGCCACGTCGACGAGCTCGACGCGCTGCTCGACGCCGCGCGCACCCTCGGGGTGCCGCTGACCATGCGCGGCGCCGGCACCTCGATCGCCGGCAACGCCGTCGGCCCGGGCATCGTCGTGGACACCCTGCGGCACCTGAACCGGATCGGGGAGATCGACCCCGAGGCGCGCACCGCTGTCGTCGAGCCCGGCGTGGTGCACGCCCGCCTGCAGCGCGCCGCCGCGCCGCACGGGCTGCGCTTCGGGCCGGACCCGTCCACGCACACCCGCTGCACGATCGGCGGGATGATCGGCAACAACGCCTGCGGCTCCCGCGCGCTGGGCTACGGCCGCACCTCCGACAACGTGGTCGCGCTGGACGCGGCGTACGCCGCCGACGGCGACGTGCCCGGCCGGCTCGCCGCCCTGGTCGAGGGCCACCTGGGCCACGTCCGCACCTCCTTCGGCCGCTTCTCGCGCCAGGTCAGCGGCTACTCCCTGGAGCACCTGCTGCCGGAGCGGCGCTCGGTGGACCGGTTCCTGGTCGGCTCCGAGGGCACCCTGGCGCTGGTGCGCCGGGCCACCGTCCGCCTGGTCCCCGAGGTCGAGCGGCACCTCGTGGTGCTCGGCTACCCGAGCATGTTCGAGGCGGCCGACGCGGTGCCGGCGCTGCTGGCCGCGGTCGGCCAGGGCGACGTGTCCGGCACCGCATCCACCGACGGCACCGGGATGGTGGCCTGCGAGGGCCTCGACGCCCGGATCGTCGAGCTGGTCCGTGCTCGCGGCGGGGCCGTGCCCGACCTGCCCCGCGGGGCCGGCTGGCTCTTCGTCGAGGTCGTCGACCCGGCCCTGCTCACGACCGTGATCGAGGCCGCCGGGTCCCTCGACCACGCGGTGGTCACCTCCGCCGCCGAGGCCGCCGCGCTGTGGCGGATCCGCGAGGACGGCGCCGGCCTGGCCGCCCGCAGCCTGCCGACCCCGGCGTACTCCGGGTGGGAGGACGCCGCGGTCCCGCCCCAGCAGCTCGGCGCCTGGCTGCGCGACTTCGACGCGCTGCTCAAGGCCCACGACCTCGACGGCGTGCCGTACGGCCACTTCGGCGACGGCTGCGTGCACGTGCGCATCGACTTCACATTCGCCGACGGCGGCGCGTCGTTCCGCGACTTCATGACCGCCGGGGCCCACAAGCTCGCCGAGTACGGCGGCTCGCTGTCCGGCGAGCACGGCGACGGGCGGCACCGCTCGGAGCTGCTGCCGATCATGTACGGCGAGGAGTCGGTGCGGCTCTTCGGCGCGGTCAAGGCGATCTGCGACCCGGCCGGCGTGCTCAACCCCGGGGTGCTGGTTGACCCCGCCCCGCTGGACGCCGACCTGCGACCGGCGCGCCCGCGCCAGGAGCCGCGCACCGCGCTGCGCTTCCTCCACGACGACGGCTCGTTCGGCAACGCAGTGCACCGGTGCACCGGGGTCGGCAAGTGCGTGGCGCCCTCGACCGCCGGCGTGATGTGCCCCTCCTACCTGGCCACCCGCGAGGAGAAGGACTCCACCCGCGGCCGGGCCCGGGTGCTGCAGGAGGCCCTCGACGGCGCCCTGGTCAAGGGGCCTGCCGACCCGGCCGTGCACGAGGCGCTGGACCTGTGCCTGTCCTGCAAGGGCTGCTCCTCGGACTGCCCGACCGGTGTCGACATGGCGACCTACAAGTCCGAGGTGCTGCACCAGACCTATGCGGGCAAGGTCCGCCCCCGCGGGCACTACCTGCTCGGCCGACTGCCCCGCTGGGCGGCGCTGACCGCGCCGCTCGCGCCGGTCGCCAACGCCGCGCTGCGACTGCGGCCGCTCGCCACCGTCGCCCGGGCGGTGGCCGGCATCGACCAGCGCCGCTCGATCCCGACCTTCGCTCCCACCACGCTGCGCCGCAGCCGGCGCGCCGCGGAGACCACGCCGGCTCCCGCCCCGGGGTCCGCGGAGCAGCCGGACGTCTGGGTCTGGGCGGACTCGTTCACCGACCACTTCCTGCCCGACAGTGGGCACGCCGCGATCCGGTTCCTCGAAGCCCGGGGGCTGCGGGTCCGGGTCATCGACGAGAGCGCCTGCTGCGCGCTGACCTGGGTGACCACCGGCCAGCTCGACAAGGCGCGCTCGATCATGACCCGCACGGTCCGCACCCTGGCGCCGTACGTCGCCAGCGGGGTGCCGGTCGTCGGGCTGGAGCCGTCCTGCCTGGCCACGCTGCGCTCGGACGCCGTCGAGCTCACCGACGATCCGGCGGCCGCGGTCGTCGCGGACGGGGTGCTCACCTTCGCCGAGGTGCTCGCCCGGCTCGAGGTCGAGCCGCCGGACCTGACCGGGGTCGAGGTCGTCGCCCAGCCGCACTGCCACCAGTCCTCGGTGCTCGGCTGGGCCGCCGACGAGGAGCTGCTGCGCCGGGCCGGTGCGCGGGTCACCCGGGTGGCGGGCTGCTGCGGCCTGGCCGGGAACTTCGGCATGGAGCAGGGGCACTACGAGGTGTCGGTCGCGGTCGCGGAGACCCACCTGCTGCCGGCCGTGCGGGCCCAGCCCGACGCGGTGGTGCTGGCGGACGGGATGTCGTGCCGGGTCCAGCTCGACGACCTTGCCGGGGTCCCGGCGATGCACCTGGCCGAGCTGTTCGCTTCTAGACTGGAGGCGTGA
- a CDS encoding class I SAM-dependent methyltransferase, which produces MSEPLLRVLAQMRSHLLDPDRLVRAVGSGRQKGRQPRWKRIELRYVDLKAGRHLQVTAYDETQAHTANHPVGEPAREAVDALLDEPFGNWHVETTTHSHQVRVTKKLEALLHSTERTAPVEVGRGHDRGKERLLAADDPVFAVLGLTDAQGRLKPSRQAKYRQVEEFLRLLDASITEALDKGHLRRPTPEDPLRVVDLGCGNAYLTFAAQRFLSDVRGLPVEVTGVDVKEQSREHNTGVARQLADQAGLAEAQFVVGSIGGVRLERDPEVVLALHACDTATDEALARAVGWGASVVLAAPCCHHDIAAQLRKAPTPAPYAALTRHGILRERFADTLTDALRASLLRLEGYRVDVVQFVESEHTPRNTLLRAVRTGGRVSGGGLRSEYDELVAAWSVRPRLAELLAAGAGPDA; this is translated from the coding sequence GTGAGCGAGCCGCTGCTGCGGGTGCTGGCGCAGATGCGCAGCCACCTGCTCGACCCCGACCGGCTGGTCCGGGCGGTCGGCTCCGGGCGCCAGAAGGGCCGACAGCCCCGCTGGAAGCGGATCGAGCTGCGCTACGTCGACCTCAAGGCCGGCCGCCACCTGCAGGTCACGGCGTACGACGAGACCCAGGCGCACACCGCGAACCACCCGGTGGGGGAGCCGGCCCGCGAGGCCGTCGACGCGCTGCTCGACGAGCCGTTCGGCAACTGGCACGTGGAGACCACCACCCACAGCCACCAGGTCCGGGTCACCAAGAAGCTCGAGGCGCTGCTGCACTCGACCGAGCGCACTGCCCCGGTCGAGGTCGGCCGCGGCCACGACCGCGGCAAGGAGCGGCTGCTCGCCGCCGACGACCCGGTCTTCGCGGTGCTCGGGCTCACCGACGCCCAGGGCCGGCTCAAGCCGAGCCGGCAGGCGAAGTACCGCCAGGTCGAGGAGTTCCTGCGGCTCCTGGACGCCTCGATCACCGAGGCGCTGGACAAGGGGCACCTGCGCCGGCCGACGCCCGAGGACCCGCTGCGGGTCGTCGACCTCGGCTGCGGCAACGCCTACCTGACCTTCGCCGCGCAGCGCTTCCTCAGCGACGTGCGCGGGCTGCCGGTCGAGGTGACCGGCGTGGACGTCAAGGAGCAGTCGCGCGAGCACAACACCGGGGTCGCCCGGCAGCTGGCCGACCAGGCCGGCCTCGCCGAGGCGCAGTTCGTCGTCGGCAGCATCGGCGGCGTCCGGCTGGAGCGCGACCCCGAGGTGGTGCTGGCGCTGCACGCCTGCGACACCGCCACCGACGAGGCGCTGGCCCGGGCCGTGGGCTGGGGCGCCTCGGTCGTGCTGGCGGCGCCGTGCTGCCACCACGACATCGCCGCCCAGCTGCGCAAGGCGCCCACTCCGGCGCCGTACGCCGCGCTGACCCGGCACGGCATCCTGCGCGAGCGGTTCGCGGACACCCTGACCGACGCGCTGCGGGCCTCGCTGTTGCGGCTGGAGGGCTACCGGGTCGACGTGGTGCAGTTCGTGGAGAGCGAGCACACCCCGCGCAACACGCTGCTGCGCGCCGTCCGGACCGGCGGCCGGGTCTCCGGCGGCGGGCTCCGCTCGGAGTACGACGAGCTGGTGGCCGCCTGGTCGGTGCGGCCCCGGCTTGCCGAGCTGCTGGCGGCCGGCGCCGGGCCCGATGCCTGA
- a CDS encoding DNA topoisomerase IB: MPRLRRTSPDQPGWTRRRAGRGFVYLDQHGTRLDADDAQRVRDLVIPPAWTDVWVTPHPNGHLQAVGTDAAGRRQYLYHPAWRERRDAEKFDRMLAFGAALAQARDLVVTDLGREGMPLERACAAAVRLLDLGYFRIGNDVYADTNGSFGLTTLERRHVRRRQDRLVFGFVGKSGVEHRIEIDDAVVVETIEAMRRRRGAGRLLSYREGRSWRDLLPALVNEYIRSSTGIEATAKDFRTWHATVLAAAALAETDEPGATQASRRRAVSTAMKEVSSFLGNTPTLARSSYVDPRVIEAYEEGRTIIGTTGQEYDTPDERQAALEAATLELLREA, translated from the coding sequence ATGCCGCGCCTGCGTCGTACCTCCCCGGACCAGCCGGGGTGGACCCGCCGCCGGGCCGGTCGCGGCTTCGTCTACCTCGACCAGCACGGCACCCGCCTCGACGCGGACGACGCCCAGCGGGTGCGCGACCTGGTGATCCCGCCGGCCTGGACCGACGTCTGGGTCACGCCGCACCCGAACGGTCACCTGCAGGCGGTCGGCACCGACGCCGCCGGGCGACGCCAGTACCTCTACCACCCGGCCTGGCGCGAGCGCCGCGACGCGGAGAAGTTCGACCGGATGCTCGCGTTCGGCGCCGCGCTGGCCCAGGCCCGGGACCTGGTGGTCACCGACCTGGGCCGCGAGGGGATGCCGCTGGAGCGGGCCTGCGCGGCCGCCGTGCGGCTGCTGGACCTGGGCTACTTCCGCATCGGCAACGACGTGTACGCCGACACCAACGGCAGCTTCGGGCTGACGACGCTGGAGCGGCGGCACGTGCGCCGGCGCCAGGACCGGCTGGTCTTCGGGTTCGTCGGGAAGTCCGGGGTCGAGCACCGCATCGAGATCGACGACGCGGTCGTCGTCGAGACCATCGAGGCGATGCGCCGGCGCCGCGGCGCGGGGCGCCTGCTCTCCTACCGCGAGGGCCGCAGCTGGCGCGACCTGCTGCCGGCGCTGGTCAACGAGTACATCCGGAGCAGCACCGGGATCGAGGCCACCGCGAAGGACTTCCGCACCTGGCACGCGACGGTGCTGGCCGCGGCGGCGCTGGCCGAGACCGACGAGCCGGGAGCCACCCAGGCCTCGCGCCGCCGGGCGGTGAGCACCGCGATGAAGGAGGTGTCGAGCTTCCTCGGGAACACCCCGACCCTGGCCCGGTCCTCCTACGTCGACCCGCGGGTCATCGAGGCCTACGAGGAGGGCCGGACGATCATCGGGACGACCGGCCAGGAGTACGACACCCCCGACGAGCGCCAGGCGGCCCTGGAGGCCGCCACGCTCGAGCTGCTGAGAGAGGCATGA
- a CDS encoding macro domain-containing protein, which yields MRMRVTAIQGDITDQEVDAVVNAANRGMRGGGGVDGAIHRVGGPAVLADCVRRFPHGLATGDAGWTDAGDLPARWVVHVVGPNRNAGETDRSQLLSCYVRALEAADELGARTIAFPLVGAGAYGWSDEESVAAALEGVAAAEQRGTGVEEVRLVAYGRAAYDVVRRAVG from the coding sequence ATGAGGATGCGGGTCACGGCGATCCAGGGCGACATCACCGACCAGGAGGTGGACGCGGTCGTCAACGCGGCTAACCGGGGGATGCGCGGCGGGGGAGGAGTCGACGGGGCGATCCACCGGGTCGGCGGCCCCGCGGTGCTGGCCGACTGCGTGCGCCGCTTCCCGCACGGCCTGGCGACCGGCGACGCGGGCTGGACCGACGCCGGGGACCTGCCGGCGCGGTGGGTGGTGCACGTGGTCGGGCCCAACCGGAACGCGGGCGAGACGGACCGGTCCCAGTTGCTCTCCTGCTACGTGCGGGCGCTGGAGGCGGCCGACGAGCTGGGCGCGCGGACGATCGCGTTCCCGCTGGTCGGGGCGGGGGCCTACGGCTGGAGCGACGAGGAGTCCGTGGCGGCCGCCCTGGAGGGGGTCGCCGCCGCGGAACAGCGAGGCACCGGGGTCGAGGAGGTGCGGCTCGTGGCGTACGGGCGCGCGGCGTACGACGTGGTGCGGCGGGCGGTGGGCTGA
- a CDS encoding VOC family protein has translation MYLENLVVDAAQPQRLGRFWEAALGAERLTDEPEGFETRVAVEGGPVLDVCFQRVAEPATEPPRLHLDLAGGTRQAEEVERLLGLGARHLDIGQGDVPWVVLADPEGNPFCVLEDRATYAGAGPVAALPLASADPDRDAVFWSWLTGWTATDGDAPRSLRHPSLRGPLLELSPEPAPKSSAKNRLHLDLRLEAGDELDGPDGIAAGIAERGGRELHLGWGDLPWRHFADPSGNEFCVLPARS, from the coding sequence ATGTACCTGGAGAACCTCGTCGTCGACGCCGCGCAGCCGCAGCGGTTGGGCCGGTTCTGGGAGGCGGCGCTCGGCGCCGAGCGGCTCACCGACGAGCCCGAGGGGTTCGAGACCCGGGTCGCCGTCGAGGGCGGGCCGGTGCTCGACGTGTGCTTCCAGCGGGTCGCCGAGCCGGCGACCGAGCCGCCGCGCCTGCACCTGGACCTGGCCGGCGGGACCCGTCAGGCCGAGGAGGTCGAGCGGCTGCTGGGGCTCGGCGCCCGGCACCTCGACATCGGTCAGGGCGACGTGCCGTGGGTGGTGCTCGCCGACCCCGAGGGCAACCCGTTCTGCGTGCTCGAGGACCGGGCGACGTACGCCGGCGCCGGGCCGGTCGCCGCGCTCCCGCTCGCCTCGGCGGACCCGGACCGGGACGCGGTGTTCTGGTCCTGGCTGACCGGTTGGACCGCCACGGACGGCGACGCACCCCGGTCGCTGCGGCACCCGTCGCTGCGCGGCCCGCTCCTCGAGCTGTCCCCGGAGCCGGCACCCAAGAGCAGCGCCAAGAACCGGCTGCACCTCGACCTCCGCCTCGAGGCCGGCGACGAGCTCGACGGTCCCGACGGCATCGCCGCGGGCATCGCCGAGCGCGGCGGCCGCGAGCTGCACCTGGGCTGGGGCGACCTGCCCTGGCGGCACTTCGCCGACCCCTCCGGCAACGAGTTCTGCGTGCTGCCGGCGCGGTCCTGA
- the serC gene encoding phosphoserine transaminase codes for MTEALRIPADLLPADGRFGAGPSKIQTSHVDALAATGTSLMGTSHRQAPVRDLVGRVRAGLAELFSLPDGYEIVLGIGGATAFWDIATYGLIERRSQHLQFGEFTSKFARAAAAAPWLAEPSVIASAPGTRPSPVAEDGIDVYAWAHNETSTAVMAPVARPAGTSSESALVLIDATSGAGGLPVDLTECDVYYFAPQKCFASDGGLWLAAMSPAALDRAARIAASPRHVPAFFDLPTAIEQSTKNQTYNTPSIATLFLMAEQLDWMLANGGLAGMVGRTTRSSQALYGWAETSPFAYPYVADPDHRSLVIGTIDFEEPVDAAAIAAVLRANGVVDTEPYRKLGRNQLRIAMYPAVDPADVAALTACIDWVVERL; via the coding sequence ATGACCGAGGCCCTGCGCATCCCCGCCGACCTGCTCCCCGCGGACGGCCGCTTCGGTGCGGGCCCGTCGAAGATCCAGACCTCCCACGTCGACGCCCTCGCGGCCACCGGCACCTCGCTGATGGGCACCTCGCACCGCCAGGCGCCGGTGCGCGACCTGGTCGGCCGGGTGCGCGCGGGACTCGCCGAGCTGTTCTCGCTGCCGGACGGCTACGAGATCGTGCTCGGCATCGGCGGGGCGACGGCGTTCTGGGACATCGCGACCTACGGGCTGATCGAGCGCCGCAGCCAGCACCTGCAGTTCGGCGAGTTCACCTCGAAGTTCGCCCGGGCCGCGGCCGCCGCGCCGTGGCTGGCCGAGCCGAGCGTGATCGCCAGCGCCCCGGGCACCCGCCCGTCCCCGGTCGCCGAGGACGGGATCGACGTCTACGCCTGGGCGCACAACGAGACGTCCACGGCCGTGATGGCGCCCGTGGCCCGTCCCGCCGGGACCAGCTCCGAGAGCGCGCTCGTGCTCATCGACGCGACCTCCGGTGCCGGCGGCCTCCCGGTGGACCTCACCGAGTGCGACGTCTACTACTTCGCGCCGCAGAAGTGCTTCGCCTCCGACGGCGGGCTGTGGCTGGCCGCGATGTCCCCGGCCGCCCTGGACCGCGCCGCCCGGATCGCGGCCTCGCCGCGGCACGTGCCGGCGTTCTTCGACCTGCCGACCGCCATCGAGCAGTCCACGAAGAACCAGACCTACAACACGCCGTCGATCGCCACGCTGTTCCTGATGGCCGAGCAGCTGGACTGGATGCTCGCCAACGGCGGCCTGGCCGGGATGGTCGGGCGCACCACCCGTTCCTCCCAGGCGCTCTACGGATGGGCCGAGACGAGCCCGTTCGCCTACCCCTACGTCGCCGACCCCGACCACCGCTCGCTGGTCATCGGCACCATCGACTTCGAGGAGCCGGTCGACGCCGCGGCGATCGCCGCCGTGCTCCGGGCCAACGGGGTCGTGGACACCGAGCCGTACCGCAAGCTCGGGCGCAACCAGCTGCGGATCGCGATGTACCCCGCCGTCGACCCGGCCGACGTCGCGGCGCTCACCGCCTGCATCGACTGGGTGGTCGAGCGGCTCTGA